The following coding sequences are from one Elusimicrobium minutum Pei191 window:
- a CDS encoding type IV pilin protein: MKQGFTLIELLVVVLIIGILAAIALPQYNTAVEKARYTQLFTLCKAIADSAERYYLSESVYPPTWGDLDIDIPGDWTVDLSNPHHATSPKYDIDLYDSSSKNIIGYINRNADRKIAYVVWLNKSTTRPGNRECWADPSSSRHQNICKSLGGVQTGTTGSPTFPSWIRYDLN, translated from the coding sequence ATGAAACAAGGATTTACACTAATAGAGCTTTTAGTGGTAGTTCTGATTATAGGCATTTTAGCCGCTATAGCGTTGCCCCAATATAATACGGCTGTTGAAAAAGCCCGTTATACGCAGCTTTTTACGCTTTGCAAGGCTATAGCTGATTCAGCCGAAAGATATTATCTTTCAGAAAGTGTTTATCCGCCGACATGGGGTGATTTGGATATAGATATCCCGGGCGACTGGACTGTTGACTTAAGCAACCCCCACCACGCTACCAGCCCCAAATATGATATTGATTTATATGATTCCTCCTCAAAAAACATCATAGGTTATATAAATAGAAACGCTGATAGGAAAATAGCTTATGTAGTATGGCTTAACAAATCAACCACACGCCCAGGCAACCGCGAATGCTGGGCTGATCCTTCAAGCTCAAGACACCAAAACATATGCAAATCCCTGGGCGGAGTTCAAACCGGCACAACCGGCAGCCCCACATTTCCGAGTTGGATAAGATACGACTTAAACTAG
- a CDS encoding 4Fe-4S dicluster domain-containing protein, which yields MIKRKINNSEHLKREVLVEIAAMFFHGNLEKDIHKIPYNIIPTGSEAQFRCCVYKERSILKFRVLAALGYSVNEVDEAEHLNNFVEQKDLNNKEGKLLTVLDSACKACMRSNYMVTEVCQGCVARQCIYDCPFNAISMQNGRAYIEPAKCKNCGKCKSACPYGAILKLNVPCEEACPVNAIKKDQKGRAIIDHSMCISCGRCMKVCPFGAIMERSQILNVLKAFNSDKKVVAMVAPAIAGQFDASMGVLTTALKKIGFDYVYEVAKGAEVTASNEAAEFKERVIEKRQKFMTSSCCFAYTKLVQKHVPELQQYISHTKTPMHYTAEIVRRELPGAVTVFIGPCLSKRKEGQQSGLVDFVLNFEELYAILTAKGINLLQCEEEKLENRPSGAAMRFPLAGGVTKAVRAASKEDLGIKAELINGLDQKVIYKLKAYCNGNCPHNFLEVMTCLGGCVGGPDAIRDKIKAAVDVEKYSAQND from the coding sequence ATGATAAAAAGAAAGATTAACAATTCGGAACACTTGAAAAGAGAAGTACTTGTAGAAATAGCAGCAATGTTTTTTCACGGTAACCTTGAAAAAGATATACACAAAATTCCTTATAACATAATACCAACAGGCTCGGAAGCGCAATTCAGATGCTGCGTTTATAAAGAACGCTCAATATTGAAATTCCGCGTTTTGGCCGCGTTGGGCTACTCCGTAAACGAAGTTGACGAAGCTGAACATTTAAATAACTTTGTAGAGCAGAAAGATTTAAACAATAAAGAAGGTAAACTTTTAACCGTTTTAGATTCAGCCTGCAAAGCTTGTATGAGAAGTAATTATATGGTGACGGAAGTCTGCCAGGGCTGCGTGGCCAGGCAGTGTATTTACGACTGTCCTTTTAACGCTATAAGCATGCAAAACGGACGTGCTTACATAGAGCCGGCAAAATGCAAAAACTGCGGTAAATGTAAGTCAGCCTGTCCTTACGGAGCTATTTTAAAATTAAACGTGCCTTGTGAGGAAGCTTGTCCCGTTAACGCTATTAAAAAAGACCAAAAAGGCCGCGCTATAATTGACCACAGCATGTGTATAAGCTGCGGCAGATGTATGAAGGTTTGCCCTTTTGGCGCTATTATGGAGCGCAGCCAAATACTTAATGTTTTAAAAGCCTTTAACAGTGATAAAAAAGTTGTGGCAATGGTGGCCCCTGCTATAGCAGGCCAGTTTGACGCAAGTATGGGCGTGCTTACAACAGCTTTAAAAAAAATCGGGTTTGACTACGTCTATGAAGTCGCAAAAGGCGCGGAAGTTACCGCTTCTAACGAAGCCGCTGAGTTTAAAGAGCGCGTTATTGAAAAAAGGCAAAAGTTTATGACAAGCTCCTGCTGTTTCGCTTACACAAAGCTTGTGCAAAAGCATGTGCCGGAACTTCAGCAGTATATTTCGCATACCAAAACGCCTATGCACTACACCGCTGAAATAGTAAGACGTGAACTGCCTGGCGCGGTTACGGTGTTTATAGGCCCTTGTTTATCAAAAAGAAAAGAAGGCCAGCAAAGCGGTTTGGTTGACTTTGTTCTTAATTTTGAAGAACTTTACGCCATTTTAACCGCCAAAGGTATAAATTTGCTTCAGTGCGAGGAAGAAAAGCTTGAAAACAGGCCCAGCGGCGCGGCAATGAGATTTCCTTTAGCGGGCGGCGTTACAAAGGCTGTAAGAGCCGCGTCTAAAGAAGATCTTGGCATTAAGGCGGAGCTTATTAACGGCTTAGACCAAAAAGTTATTTACAAACTTAAAGCTTACTGCAACGGCAACTGTCCGCATAACTTTTTAGAAGTTATGACTTGTTTGGGCGGCTGCGTAGGCGGGCCCGACGCTATAAGAGATAAAATTAAAGCCGCTGTAGACGTTGAAAAATACTCGGCCCAAAACGATTAA
- a CDS encoding Na/Pi cotransporter family protein: MKTFFIILNILGGLAVFLYGMKLMSDGMQKIAGNSMRKLLATAPKNRVTATLTGIIVTSIIQSSSATTVMVVGFSSAGILSLTQAMGVIFGANIGTTVTVWIISFFGFKLQLSLFLLPVIAAGFFILYAVKWKTLHRLGEVMVGFGFMFLGLYIIQITVPDFTQAPQVAQWFAQLRPDTLGSLLLLISIGTALTAVLESSTAVIALTITLAAKGFFDFPTAAALVLGENIGTTITANLSAIGSSRTAKRAALAHFLFNFLGVVWVICIFKYFVDFVNWVMPGSPYGTDNKTLMLYIPFHISAFHTIFNVFNTVIMLFFIKPLGRLTTIIIPHSKREEKPAGLVFIDPRFTVAPELAVEAARKEIERMAASVSKIISKLIHALKVDDDAMFEQLIKDVYTLEESTDILEYKINTYLVKLLHERISTEVLDETMALIDIINTIERMGDGGQKIAKIIEITRKDKEFSQTDKDNIEEIALKVKQAVKDAREGLLRTESVKSSVSKEALRKAFEREMEINDLRHRLRDERNLRMKQDSSITPISSTHYSDILSRFERMADHALRIIEASASGKTPEQERADMGGEFKKYK; this comes from the coding sequence ATGAAAACCTTTTTTATTATTTTAAACATATTAGGCGGGTTAGCCGTATTTTTATACGGTATGAAATTAATGAGCGACGGCATGCAAAAAATAGCCGGCAACTCAATGCGAAAACTACTCGCTACAGCCCCCAAAAACAGAGTTACAGCAACTTTAACCGGTATAATAGTAACTTCAATAATACAGTCTTCAAGCGCAACTACTGTTATGGTAGTCGGCTTTAGCAGCGCCGGGATTTTAAGTCTTACCCAGGCGATGGGCGTAATTTTCGGCGCGAATATAGGCACCACTGTTACGGTATGGATTATAAGCTTTTTCGGTTTTAAATTACAACTTTCATTATTTTTACTGCCTGTCATAGCCGCAGGGTTTTTTATACTTTATGCGGTTAAGTGGAAAACTCTTCATCGTCTTGGTGAAGTTATGGTAGGCTTCGGTTTCATGTTTTTGGGCCTTTATATAATACAGATAACCGTACCTGATTTCACACAGGCTCCGCAGGTAGCGCAGTGGTTCGCCCAGCTCAGGCCCGATACGCTAGGCTCCCTTTTACTGTTGATATCCATAGGCACCGCTCTTACCGCCGTTTTGGAATCTTCTACGGCTGTAATAGCGCTTACCATTACCCTTGCAGCCAAAGGCTTTTTTGATTTTCCTACAGCGGCCGCTCTTGTTTTGGGTGAAAATATCGGCACAACAATTACGGCAAATCTTTCGGCCATAGGCTCTTCCCGCACAGCGAAAAGAGCCGCGCTTGCGCATTTTCTTTTTAACTTCTTAGGAGTAGTATGGGTTATATGTATATTTAAATACTTTGTGGATTTTGTTAACTGGGTTATGCCTGGCTCCCCGTACGGAACGGACAACAAAACTTTAATGCTGTATATTCCTTTTCACATAAGCGCGTTTCATACCATTTTTAACGTTTTTAACACGGTTATAATGCTGTTTTTTATTAAACCGCTGGGCAGGCTTACAACAATAATTATACCCCACTCAAAACGTGAGGAAAAGCCCGCCGGCCTTGTTTTTATAGACCCGCGTTTTACCGTAGCGCCGGAACTCGCCGTTGAAGCTGCCCGCAAAGAAATTGAAAGAATGGCAGCCTCGGTAAGCAAAATAATAAGCAAACTTATACACGCTTTAAAAGTTGATGACGACGCCATGTTTGAGCAGCTTATTAAAGACGTTTATACTTTAGAAGAAAGCACCGACATCCTTGAATACAAAATCAACACATATTTAGTAAAACTTTTGCATGAAAGGATTTCAACTGAAGTTTTAGATGAAACTATGGCTTTAATAGACATTATTAATACTATTGAACGTATGGGTGACGGCGGGCAAAAAATAGCCAAAATTATTGAAATTACTAGAAAAGATAAAGAATTTTCCCAAACTGATAAAGATAATATTGAGGAAATAGCCCTTAAAGTTAAACAGGCTGTTAAAGACGCGAGAGAAGGCTTGTTAAGAACCGAATCAGTAAAGAGCAGCGTATCAAAAGAAGCCTTAAGAAAAGCTTTTGAACGGGAAATGGAAATTAACGATTTAAGGCACAGATTAAGAGACGAAAGAAATTTAAGAATGAAACAGGACTCTTCCATAACGCCTATTTCTTCAACGCATTATTCCGATATTCTAAGCCGTTTTGAAAGAATGGCTGACCATGCTTTAAGAATTATAGAAGCTTCAGCCAGCGGTAAAACGCCGGAGCAGGAAAGAGCCGATATGGGCGGAGAATTTAAAAAATATAAATAA
- a CDS encoding helix-turn-helix domain-containing protein → MSIGKKILQARRELNLTQKELAQKIGLPGSTIARWETDSFSPSPKNIEKLSKALGREYKYFYETQEDIFTVFKKAKGEIRDNENIFSFHSDETKNEIKFAGVFKKGAAIFFEDDDISNSKNKTIPPQKLFFNVKDNSLSPDFEKTDTLEIITTKEIEPEYNGKYYIVEIKDEQLIYKCTVLGNDINLSIAGKTKRIPKNKVEILGRVTAVKKLL, encoded by the coding sequence ATGAGTATCGGAAAAAAAATTCTACAAGCAAGACGAGAACTTAATTTAACGCAAAAAGAACTTGCCCAAAAAATAGGTTTGCCAGGAAGTACAATTGCGCGTTGGGAAACGGATTCGTTTAGCCCTTCCCCTAAAAATATTGAAAAATTGTCTAAAGCTCTAGGCAGAGAATATAAATATTTTTACGAAACCCAAGAAGATATATTTACCGTATTTAAAAAAGCAAAAGGTGAAATCCGCGATAATGAAAACATTTTTTCTTTTCATAGTGATGAAACGAAAAATGAAATAAAATTCGCGGGAGTCTTTAAAAAAGGCGCCGCTATATTTTTTGAAGATGACGACATCTCTAACTCAAAAAACAAAACTATCCCGCCCCAAAAATTATTTTTTAACGTAAAGGACAATTCCCTTTCTCCCGATTTTGAAAAAACTGATACTTTAGAAATAATTACAACAAAAGAAATTGAACCCGAATATAATGGAAAATATTATATTGTTGAAATAAAAGATGAGCAGTTAATTTATAAATGCACAGTTTTAGGCAATGATATAAATCTTTCCATAGCGGGCAAAACAAAACGCATCCCAAAAAATAAAGTTGAAATTCTAGGCCGTGTGACTGCCGTAAAAAAACTTCTTTAA
- a CDS encoding alpha/beta hydrolase has translation MNKKIFKLVKYTVIIFIVLFFLLLAGVALRLHYVPDLQPWHTFAPNELTVKELEKATWQDYTARENKIFEEVHKNVILKTPESEQNQINRYFKGSKIYPGNFKQDWNRSYLLIPENPKGAVVLIHGLTDTPYSLRHIAEIYYKKGFVAVGLRVPGHGTVPGALTKSVWQDWAAATKFAVKEAKKLTPEGAPLHIAGFSQGGALAVKYALDALEDDSLIRPDRLVLISPMIGITRLSKLAEILAIPSMLPGFEKAAWISIIPEFNPFKYNSFPVNAVKQARLLIADVKRQAIRLGQKDMLKELPPIITFQSIADYTVSTPAIINDLYSNLPENESELVLFDINRDTAFLPLVRPVFVNMMSIMLPGFPQKYKITVIGNSGPNDSGAVERSVEPGGVDFKTRALGLVYPKELFSLSHISLPFPETDPLYGSIPDPEIKDAFGINLGLISNAQGERGVLGINTNLFFRVSSNPLFSYITARIEDIIDTFPQETEKTSAGASASKSKITQKQYGDIMKAADYKDEPF, from the coding sequence ATGAATAAAAAAATCTTTAAGCTTGTTAAATATACGGTTATAATTTTTATAGTATTGTTTTTTCTGTTGCTTGCAGGAGTTGCTTTACGTCTGCATTATGTGCCTGATTTGCAGCCGTGGCATACATTTGCGCCTAATGAACTGACCGTCAAGGAATTGGAAAAAGCCACATGGCAAGATTACACCGCCCGTGAAAACAAAATATTTGAAGAAGTTCATAAGAACGTAATTTTAAAAACGCCCGAAAGCGAGCAAAACCAAATCAACCGTTATTTCAAAGGCAGTAAAATATATCCCGGCAATTTTAAGCAAGACTGGAACCGTTCTTATCTTTTAATACCGGAAAATCCTAAAGGGGCGGTTGTTTTAATACACGGCCTTACGGATACTCCTTACAGCCTGCGTCATATAGCGGAGATATATTATAAAAAAGGCTTTGTTGCGGTGGGGTTAAGGGTTCCCGGGCACGGTACGGTGCCTGGCGCGCTTACCAAAAGCGTTTGGCAGGATTGGGCCGCTGCTACCAAATTCGCGGTAAAGGAAGCCAAAAAGCTTACGCCGGAGGGGGCGCCTCTTCACATAGCGGGTTTTTCACAAGGCGGCGCGCTTGCCGTAAAATACGCGTTGGACGCGCTTGAGGATGACTCTCTTATAAGGCCTGACAGACTGGTTCTAATTTCTCCCATGATAGGTATTACAAGGCTTTCCAAACTGGCCGAGATACTTGCCATTCCATCAATGCTTCCAGGGTTTGAAAAAGCCGCGTGGATCAGTATTATTCCCGAGTTTAACCCTTTTAAATACAACTCTTTTCCTGTTAATGCGGTTAAACAGGCCCGTCTTTTAATTGCGGATGTGAAAAGGCAAGCCATAAGGCTTGGGCAAAAAGATATGTTAAAGGAGCTTCCGCCTATAATTACATTTCAGTCAATAGCGGATTACACGGTCAGTACTCCCGCTATTATAAATGACCTTTATAGCAATCTGCCGGAAAATGAAAGTGAGTTGGTTTTGTTTGATATTAACCGCGATACAGCGTTTTTACCGTTGGTGCGTCCTGTTTTTGTTAATATGATGTCAATAATGTTACCGGGATTTCCGCAAAAATATAAGATAACTGTAATAGGCAACTCCGGCCCCAATGATTCAGGCGCGGTAGAGCGCAGCGTCGAGCCCGGCGGAGTGGATTTTAAAACAAGAGCGTTGGGTCTGGTTTATCCTAAAGAGTTGTTTTCTCTTTCTCATATTTCGCTTCCTTTTCCGGAAACTGACCCGTTATACGGCTCTATTCCTGACCCGGAAATAAAAGATGCTTTTGGCATAAATCTGGGCCTTATATCAAACGCGCAGGGAGAACGCGGCGTTTTGGGAATAAACACCAATTTATTTTTCAGAGTTTCATCAAACCCTTTGTTTTCCTATATTACCGCACGCATAGAAGACATTATTGACACCTTTCCCCAGGAGACGGAAAAGACATCCGCAGGGGCGTCTGCTTCTAAATCTAAAATTACGCAAAAACAATACGGCGATATTATGAAAGCCGCTGATTATAAAGATGAGCCTTTTTAA
- a CDS encoding EFR1 family ferrodoxin (N-terminal region resembles flavodoxins. C-terminal ferrodoxin region binds two 4Fe-4S clusters.), translated as MKTIVYCFSGTGNSVYAAAKTAKALLSEVKFITHELKTDGFVCNAERVVFSFPVYYWGPPVKVLEFIKKLQMPNARYISVLANAGSSYGAVFGITAKLLEEKGKNLDYAVGIKMPSNYIPFISVKSAEKSAKKLEKADKDIDAYIDNVKNGFTNGPFTINKLAKKVFDFSHAKTANKDKKFFVNPGCTKCGVCAAVCPADNIIINDNGPEWRHKCLQCMACINYCPEKVIQIRFAFSKYQDRYRHPLISAAEISKQK; from the coding sequence ATGAAAACCATAGTGTATTGTTTTTCAGGCACAGGCAACAGTGTTTACGCGGCCGCTAAAACAGCCAAAGCTCTTTTGAGCGAAGTTAAATTTATAACACATGAGCTTAAAACGGACGGCTTTGTTTGTAATGCTGAACGCGTTGTTTTTTCGTTCCCTGTATACTATTGGGGCCCTCCGGTAAAGGTGCTTGAATTTATTAAAAAACTTCAAATGCCAAACGCCCGTTACATTTCCGTACTCGCAAACGCCGGAAGTAGCTATGGGGCCGTGTTTGGCATAACGGCAAAATTGCTTGAAGAAAAAGGCAAAAATTTAGATTATGCCGTCGGCATCAAAATGCCTTCAAATTATATACCTTTTATAAGTGTTAAAAGCGCCGAAAAATCGGCAAAAAAACTAGAAAAAGCCGATAAAGACATTGACGCCTATATAGATAATGTAAAAAACGGTTTTACAAACGGCCCTTTTACAATAAATAAACTGGCAAAAAAAGTTTTTGATTTTTCACACGCCAAAACAGCAAATAAAGATAAAAAATTTTTTGTAAACCCCGGCTGCACAAAGTGCGGCGTATGCGCCGCCGTATGCCCCGCGGACAACATTATAATTAATGATAACGGCCCCGAATGGCGGCATAAATGCCTGCAATGCATGGCCTGCATAAATTATTGTCCGGAAAAAGTGATACAAATACGTTTTGCTTTCTCAAAATACCAAGACAGATACCGCCACCCTCTTATAAGCGCGGCAGAAATTTCTAAACAGAAATGA
- a CDS encoding HAD family hydrolase, with protein MEIKNIIFDVGNVLVCWDPYAVFKNYFKNRAEVESFLKEIDFENVNLAMDKGLSFKEAIGGLVKKFPQYKEAIEAYDKNWLSSITGEVEGSLNLIKELKKAKYNIYGLTNFSREKFDICTQKYPFADSFDGLVVSADVNEIKPSEKIYKILLSKYNLKPEESVFIDDKKENVDAAQHLGVNTILFENTLQARGALKKMGVKI; from the coding sequence ATGGAAATAAAGAATATAATATTTGATGTCGGTAATGTTTTAGTATGTTGGGATCCGTACGCTGTTTTTAAAAATTATTTTAAAAACAGGGCGGAAGTTGAATCGTTTTTAAAAGAAATTGATTTTGAAAATGTAAACCTGGCCATGGACAAGGGACTTTCTTTTAAAGAAGCTATAGGCGGATTAGTAAAAAAGTTTCCTCAATATAAAGAAGCTATAGAAGCTTATGATAAAAACTGGCTTTCTTCAATAACAGGTGAAGTGGAAGGCAGTTTAAACTTGATTAAAGAGCTAAAAAAAGCAAAATATAATATTTACGGCTTGACAAATTTTTCAAGGGAAAAATTTGATATCTGCACACAAAAATACCCCTTTGCCGACAGTTTTGACGGCCTTGTAGTTTCAGCCGATGTAAATGAAATTAAACCTTCGGAAAAAATATATAAAATACTTTTATCAAAATACAATTTAAAGCCGGAAGAAAGCGTTTTTATAGATGACAAAAAGGAGAATGTTGACGCGGCGCAACATCTTGGCGTTAACACAATTCTTTTTGAAAATACGTTGCAGGCGCGTGGAGCGCTTAAAAAAATGGGAGTAAAAATATAG
- a CDS encoding DUF4097 family beta strand repeat-containing protein, which produces MNKYFIYTAIFLTVFCIQAKSENVDNIVTKGGKTFISSYYDTEVFKSIEIKGTSIDVEILPAESYKIHTKVMDKRNIDWTLADGKLVITQLPQYHMDCKSKMRATHRKCINDEIKIFVPTSFTCQQITSTLTSGDIEIKGIACKEFYAKTESGDIDLERFSAVRGDIFSINGEISIEDSSFDMLKAFLSSGDIKVERSVLNDVDINTISGGIKIKGEVKGIAKIETKTGNIELRTSLKESEYNKIITAKKGEITVNSFALKSYNESKKPDVANELNILSANGNIKLRFAE; this is translated from the coding sequence ATGAATAAATACTTTATTTATACAGCGATTTTTTTAACAGTGTTTTGCATTCAGGCTAAATCCGAGAATGTTGATAATATTGTAACAAAAGGGGGTAAAACTTTTATATCCTCTTACTATGATACGGAAGTTTTTAAAAGTATAGAAATTAAAGGAACTTCAATTGATGTGGAGATCCTGCCTGCCGAATCTTATAAAATCCATACAAAAGTTATGGATAAAAGAAATATAGACTGGACTTTGGCTGACGGTAAGCTTGTTATAACGCAGTTACCGCAATATCATATGGACTGCAAAAGCAAAATGCGCGCCACCCACAGAAAATGTATTAACGATGAAATTAAAATTTTTGTGCCGACTTCTTTTACATGCCAACAAATAACTTCAACTCTTACAAGCGGAGATATTGAAATAAAAGGAATTGCCTGTAAAGAATTTTACGCTAAAACAGAATCCGGCGACATTGATTTGGAAAGATTTTCCGCAGTCAGAGGGGATATCTTCTCAATAAATGGAGAAATATCAATAGAGGATTCTTCTTTTGACATGCTTAAAGCGTTTTTATCTTCCGGAGATATAAAAGTTGAAAGAAGCGTTTTAAATGATGTCGACATTAATACCATAAGCGGTGGTATAAAAATTAAAGGCGAGGTAAAAGGAATTGCAAAAATAGAGACTAAAACAGGGAATATTGAATTAAGAACATCCTTAAAAGAAAGTGAATATAATAAAATAATAACAGCTAAAAAAGGAGAAATTACTGTAAACAGCTTTGCTTTAAAATCATACAATGAATCTAAAAAACCAGATGTTGCCAATGAACTTAACATTCTTTCCGCAAACGGTAATATTAAACTAAGATTTGCTGAATAA
- a CDS encoding iron-containing alcohol dehydrogenase encodes MNNFRFYSPTEIIFGRGVQKETGKNIKKYSSKILFHYGGGSIKKSGLYEEIITSLKEAGVDFVELGGVQPNPRLSLVREGIKLCREHDIGFILAAGGGSVIDSAKAIAMGVGYEGDVWDFFMRKTTLTKSLPVAAVLTIPAAGSESSQGTVITNEETQMKIGFNSPLLRPVFSILNPELCFTLPQNQMAYGVCDMMAHIFERYFTNVKNNDLTDNLCEATLKAIIKNAPKLLKDNKDYNVWAEIMFSGNLAHNGLLGMGREEDWASHAIEHSLSAVYDIAHGAGLAIIFPAWMKYVYKHNTGLFAQFAVNVWGEKPEDTEETLAVKGIKRTEEFFKSLGLPTRIKDILNPTEQDLLLMSGKATAFGSLGNFIKLDANAVLDVYKLAL; translated from the coding sequence ATGAATAATTTCAGGTTCTATAGTCCTACGGAAATAATTTTTGGCCGCGGTGTTCAAAAAGAAACGGGCAAAAATATTAAAAAGTATTCTTCAAAAATATTATTTCACTATGGCGGCGGAAGTATTAAAAAAAGCGGTTTATATGAGGAAATAATAACATCATTAAAAGAAGCGGGCGTTGACTTTGTTGAGTTGGGAGGCGTGCAGCCTAACCCGCGCCTTTCTTTGGTGCGCGAAGGCATAAAACTTTGCAGAGAACATGATATCGGCTTTATTTTAGCCGCGGGCGGAGGCAGTGTTATAGACAGCGCCAAAGCAATTGCCATGGGCGTGGGATATGAGGGTGATGTTTGGGACTTTTTTATGAGAAAAACAACTCTTACAAAATCTTTACCTGTTGCCGCTGTTTTAACAATACCCGCGGCCGGCAGTGAAAGCAGCCAAGGCACGGTTATTACTAATGAAGAAACCCAAATGAAAATAGGTTTCAACTCTCCTTTATTAAGGCCCGTTTTTAGTATTTTAAACCCGGAACTTTGTTTTACTTTACCTCAAAATCAAATGGCTTACGGAGTTTGTGATATGATGGCCCATATTTTTGAACGATATTTTACAAATGTCAAAAATAACGATCTTACCGATAATCTTTGCGAAGCTACTTTAAAAGCTATTATCAAAAATGCGCCTAAACTTTTAAAAGATAATAAAGATTACAACGTCTGGGCCGAAATAATGTTTAGCGGCAATTTGGCGCATAACGGCTTGCTTGGAATGGGCAGAGAGGAGGATTGGGCATCCCACGCTATAGAACATTCTTTAAGTGCGGTTTATGACATCGCCCACGGCGCGGGGTTGGCAATAATTTTCCCGGCATGGATGAAGTATGTATATAAGCATAATACGGGTTTATTTGCGCAATTCGCCGTAAATGTTTGGGGTGAAAAACCTGAAGATACGGAAGAAACCCTTGCCGTTAAAGGAATAAAAAGGACTGAGGAATTTTTTAAGTCATTGGGGCTGCCTACAAGGATAAAAGATATTCTTAATCCCACAGAGCAGGATTTGCTGCTTATGTCGGGTAAGGCAACAGCTTTCGGATCGCTGGGCAACTTTATTAAACTTGACGCTAATGCTGTTTTGGATGTTTATAAACTGGCTTTATAG
- a CDS encoding barstar family protein translates to MENIFEYYNGREISYKRKAFYISLNVNSKKELLKEFAEKLKFPDYFGYNWDALDECLKDLDWLNATDIIIHHEKNIIINEIDFKIYIEILADAVLYWNNDGACTLIVGFPIEYKEKIEKYLHKEPGKI, encoded by the coding sequence ATGGAAAATATTTTTGAATATTACAATGGAAGAGAAATATCTTATAAAAGGAAAGCATTTTATATTTCGCTAAATGTAAATTCTAAAAAAGAATTGCTAAAAGAATTTGCGGAAAAGTTGAAATTTCCTGATTATTTTGGATATAACTGGGATGCATTAGACGAATGTTTAAAGGATTTAGATTGGTTAAATGCAACGGATATAATCATACATCATGAAAAGAATATAATCATAAATGAGATTGATTTTAAGATATATATAGAGATTTTAGCGGATGCGGTTTTATATTGGAACAATGACGGTGCATGTACGTTGATTGTTGGATTCCCAATAGAATACAAAGAAAAAATAGAAAAATATTTGCATAAAGAACCCGGGAAAATATAG
- a CDS encoding DUF5131 family protein produces MKTTWNPWHGCRKISEGCKHCYVYRIDAMHGRDASLVKKTSLFNLPVRRDRSRSYKIPSGQTVFTCFTSDFLLEEADEWRKEAWEMMKIRSDLNFFFITKRIHRLESVVPPDWGEGYSNVTIACTAENQEMADYRIPIYKNAPIKNERIIICEPLLGPINLSKHLGTWVSQIIAGGESGLETRICDYNWVLDIRKQCAKVGISFIFKQTGARFLKDGKLYKIDKKLQHKQAKKANINL; encoded by the coding sequence ATGAAAACAACCTGGAACCCCTGGCACGGCTGCCGTAAAATAAGCGAAGGCTGCAAACATTGCTATGTATACCGTATTGACGCTATGCACGGCAGGGACGCTTCCTTAGTAAAAAAAACATCCCTCTTTAACCTTCCCGTAAGGCGCGACCGCAGCCGCAGTTACAAAATACCCTCCGGGCAAACTGTTTTTACCTGTTTTACCTCAGACTTCCTGCTTGAAGAAGCCGACGAGTGGCGTAAAGAAGCTTGGGAAATGATGAAAATAAGAAGCGATTTAAATTTCTTTTTTATTACTAAAAGAATACATCGTCTTGAAAGCGTTGTCCCCCCGGATTGGGGTGAAGGATACTCCAATGTTACAATAGCCTGCACTGCCGAAAACCAAGAAATGGCCGATTATCGCATTCCTATATACAAAAACGCGCCGATAAAAAATGAAAGAATTATTATATGTGAACCTCTTTTAGGCCCAATAAACCTTTCAAAACATTTAGGAACGTGGGTAAGCCAGATTATAGCCGGCGGTGAATCTGGGTTAGAGACCAGAATATGCGATTATAACTGGGTGCTTGATATAAGAAAACAATGCGCTAAAGTCGGTATTTCATTTATCTTTAAACAAACAGGCGCCAGGTTTTTGAAAGACGGTAAACTTTATAAAATAGATAAAAAACTGCAGCACAAACAGGCAAAAAAAGCGAATATAAATTTATAA